In Nocardia yunnanensis, one DNA window encodes the following:
- a CDS encoding GAF domain-containing sensor histidine kinase, with the protein MSELPWGAVPDELRELTASRERLHDLVEAVYAVVSDLDVDMVLRQLVAAAVRLVDAEYGALGLLELGDGDALDGGQPREDPPRLAQFVPVGMDQEAIDRIGHWPRGGGVLGVVLAGEHPVRLDDLTEHPGFEGWPPGHPPMRSFLGVPVRYRDRLLGDLYLTNKRGGAFTDEDERIIEALAVIAAVKIINVRMYDRVQRDTVRRQQDSAKIAVMEDRDRIARDLHDSVIQRIYASGLALQGALRMGPVPEITERLERVVADLDDTIQDIRGTIFSLQSANNGQAGLRSAISDLVTTAARHLGFAPALRQNGPIDTLVPPETGRQALAVLRESLSNTVRHADATRIDVTVTAGRGELRIAVADNGIGVGDAPPRGGLRNIAERATELDGVVEIGLGLDGRGTTVVWRVPIPRA; encoded by the coding sequence ATGTCCGAACTGCCCTGGGGTGCGGTGCCCGACGAGTTGCGAGAGCTGACCGCATCCCGGGAACGCCTGCACGATCTGGTCGAGGCGGTCTACGCCGTGGTCTCCGACCTGGACGTGGACATGGTGCTGCGGCAGCTGGTGGCCGCGGCCGTCCGGTTGGTCGATGCCGAATACGGTGCGCTGGGCTTGCTGGAACTCGGTGACGGCGACGCGCTGGACGGCGGGCAGCCGCGCGAGGACCCGCCGCGGCTGGCGCAGTTCGTTCCGGTCGGCATGGACCAGGAGGCCATCGACCGCATCGGGCACTGGCCGCGCGGCGGGGGAGTGCTCGGCGTGGTGCTGGCCGGCGAACATCCGGTCCGGCTCGACGATCTCACCGAGCATCCCGGTTTCGAAGGCTGGCCTCCCGGGCATCCGCCGATGCGCAGCTTCCTGGGCGTGCCCGTGCGCTACCGGGACCGGCTGCTGGGCGATCTGTACCTCACCAACAAGCGCGGCGGCGCGTTCACCGACGAGGACGAGCGGATCATCGAGGCGCTCGCGGTGATCGCCGCGGTGAAGATCATCAATGTCCGCATGTACGACCGGGTGCAGCGCGATACCGTGCGGCGGCAACAGGATTCGGCGAAGATCGCGGTGATGGAGGACCGCGATCGCATCGCGCGCGACCTGCACGACTCGGTGATCCAGCGCATCTACGCCTCGGGCCTGGCCTTGCAGGGCGCGTTGCGGATGGGACCCGTGCCCGAGATCACCGAGCGCCTGGAACGCGTGGTCGCCGACCTGGACGACACCATCCAGGACATTCGCGGCACCATCTTCTCGTTGCAGTCCGCCAACAACGGTCAGGCCGGATTGCGCAGTGCCATCAGCGATCTCGTCACCACCGCCGCCCGGCATCTGGGTTTCGCGCCGGCACTGCGCCAGAACGGCCCGATCGACACCCTGGTACCGCCGGAAACGGGCCGGCAGGCGCTCGCGGTGCTGCGGGAATCACTGTCCAACACCGTCCGGCACGCCGACGCCACCCGCATCGACGTGACCGTCACCGCGGGCCGGGGTGAACTCCGGATCGCGGTGGCGGACAACGGGATCGGCGTCGGCGACGCGCCGCCGCGGGGCGGGCTGCGCAATATCGCCGAGCGGGCCACCGAACTCGACGGGGTGGTGGAGATCGGGCTGGGCTTGGATGGCCGCGGCACGACGGTCGTGTGGCGGGTGCCGATCCCCCGGGCGTAG
- a CDS encoding NUDIX domain-containing protein, which produces MSLRYSAGVLLFRRTDRLEVLLGHLGGPLWAKKDTAAWSIPKGEYVPAEEDSSTAAGREFTEELGLPVPDGEWIPLGEVVYGSGSGKKQLVVWAVEADLDPALVVPGTFAMEWPPRSGRMAEFPEIDRAEWFDLDTAEDKLGKGQRPYLARLREYLAAAPIE; this is translated from the coding sequence ATGAGCCTGAGATACAGCGCCGGAGTCCTGCTCTTTCGCCGCACCGACCGCCTCGAAGTGCTCCTCGGGCACCTGGGCGGCCCGCTGTGGGCCAAGAAGGACACCGCCGCCTGGTCCATCCCCAAGGGCGAATACGTGCCCGCCGAGGAGGACTCGAGCACCGCCGCCGGCCGCGAATTCACCGAGGAACTGGGACTGCCCGTGCCCGACGGGGAATGGATTCCGCTCGGCGAGGTCGTCTACGGCAGCGGCAGCGGTAAGAAACAGCTCGTCGTGTGGGCGGTCGAAGCAGACCTGGATCCGGCGCTGGTGGTGCCCGGCACCTTCGCCATGGAGTGGCCGCCGCGCTCGGGCCGGATGGCCGAATTCCCGGAGATCGACCGCGCCGAATGGTTCGACCTCGACACCGCCGAGGACAAGCTCGGCAAGGGGCAGCGTCCCTACCTCGCCCGGCTGCGCGAGTATCTGGCCGCCGCTCCGATCGAATAG